The following DNA comes from Bacteroidota bacterium.
GAGCATATCGGGAGCATACACGTCAAAAATCAGAAACTCCCCGCTGGTTTCCACCGTCACTTCGGGCTCGAATAAAGAAGCAGGTTTAAACCGCCGTTTCCATTTTTTGCGGAATTTATCCACCTGACCTTCCACCGGTTCGTTCCGTGTTAACACCGCTTCCAGCCGGTCGGTCAGCTGCGATTGCAGCATTGCCGGATCGGCCGGCGCATCGGCAATGGGAAACACCCGGAACCGGTCAATCACCTGTCCGCCGGGCGAGGTGAACACCCGCGCATCGAAAATGCTGTTATCCAGACTCGAAATCACCCCGCAGAGTTTGTACAGGAGCCCTTCCTGATCTTCGGTGATGACGGTGATTTCCTGATAGCCATCAAACAGTCCCACATCCACATGAACTTTGTGACCATTTTTCCGGGCGGAAGCGTGACGGGCAATTTCATCGGGCCGGAAAGCCAGCCAGTAATCGTTGTGGTGATTGAATTCCCTGATGTGTGCCAGCACCGCCGGATCGGTCTGATGCCGGATCATGGATTCCACTTTCTGATCTTTTGATTCTTTCAGGACCTGCCCGCCATCTTTTTCTGAAGTGGACGTAATGGCACGCCGGGTAATCCGGTACAATTCCTCGAGCATCATGCCCTTCCACTCCGTCCAGACAGTGGGATTTACTGCACTCAGATCGGAATAGGTGAGACAAAACAGGATATCGAGATATTCTTCGTCGGGAAACAGATTGATGAAGGACTGCAGCGTTTCGGGATCGTGATAGTTGCGGCGGAAGGCGTATAACTCCATGGTGAGATGCTGCTCGACCATGAAACAAACCAGATTGATTTCCTCCTGCGGGTAATCCCACCGGGCCATGACCTGCTGGGCCACATCCATCCCCACAATGGAATGGTTGGCAATATCGAACCCTTTCCCGATGTCATGGAAAATGATGGAAAGAATCAGCAATTCCTGGCGTTCCAACTGCTGCCGGACGCGATGCACAGCCGGATACCGTTTCACACTCTGCTCGAGTTTCTCGATGGCCACCAGCGTATGATAATCGGCGGTGTACCAGTGATAGGCATTCCGCTGATACAGGCCGACCAGCGGACCGTACTCGGGAATGAACCGGTTGAGCACACCCAGTTCGAGCATGTTCTTAAGTGCGTAGGAACAGTTTTTTGCCACCAGAATTTTCCGGAACAGATGCACCACCCGCGGATTGGCCTGAAATTCCTCGGTGATCAGTTCATAGGACTGTGTGATGGCTGACCGCAGCATATCGGAAAAAGGAAATCCGTAATCGGCCTGATAGTAAAAGGCCATCATCTGAAGCCAGGGTGCACGGGTGAATTCGGCCAGAATGGAGCTTTCCTGACTTACCCGTCCCCAGTGAATGCGGTTGTTGCGAATGGTGAATCCACCATCGAGCTGCTCATCGAGATCGGAGTATGGCGGACGGCAGAATTCTTCGGTTTGCTGGATGAACGTCCGGCTGAGGCGGAAGATTTTACGGGCATGCAGATAGTATTTCCGCATGAGTGCTTCGCAGAGTTCCTTGTTATCCTCACCACGCAGACCCAGCCTTCCTGCCACGGCGGGTTGCTGATTGAAACCCAACTGATCGGTGGACCGCTGATCGGCCAGATGCAGGGCAAACCGGGTTTTCAGCATGAAGTCGGTGGCTTCGAACACGTGACGGTACTGGGTTTCATCGATCATACCCAGTTTGTATAAACGCAGCAGCACCCGCTCGGTCTGGGTTTCATCATCGGTGGACCGGCGCGCAAACAACCGCTGCCCTTCGCTGGTAAGCAGTACCATCCAACCCAGAAAATGAACATCCCGCAGCGTTCCCGGACTTTTCTTCACGTTTGGTTCGAGCAGGTTAACCGAACCGCCATACTGAGCCAGCGACGTGTTGTAATTTTTCACCAGTTCATATAGAAACGTCTGGTTTTTATTGGTATTCAGAAACCGGTCAATGGATTCATCAAACCGGGTGGCCAACCCGGCATTCCCATCCAGAAACCGGCTGTCGAGGCTGGTGGTAAGCGTTTCCAGATCCATGGTCATGGCCTGTTGTGCCTCTGCCAGTGTGCGGACGGCGTGTCCGATTTTCAGACCGTGATTCCACAGCGGATTGAACAAGGCCCGGATTCCGTTTTCCAGCCGGGTTTTATCCATTCCATCCGGCACCAGAATCAGCACATCCACATCGGAATTCGGACACATTTCGCGTCGTCCGAAGCCGCCGAGGGCAATCAGAGCCGTTCCATCCAGCTCGGGAATCTGCCGGTACGCTTTTACCAGATCCTTCCCGAACTGATTGGCCAGATGCCGGACCATGAGAAAACCCGTATCGAACGGATTGAAGATTTGTTCGCCGTATTGCTGTAGAGATTGCATGTTTCCCGTCCGTTTGCTTTAGAAAGTTAAGAAATTGGTCCCGTTTTTGAAAATGAGGTGCAAACCAGAAGAGGCGCGGATGGCCTGGAGGCCCGTGATCGTGAAGAGAAACCTTTCGACGACGGCAGAGACCAGATTTGGAAAACCCCGGAACAATGGTGGATCAAGGGTGTGCCATCGTTCTGGCTCCTGCTACGGACAGGTAAAGTGTCAACTAAACGGTACCCCTTGCTGGTTTCAGCTTATCCATTGTCCGGACTCATCTGGAATCAGGACCCCGGATGCGGTATTTTTAAACTGATCCTCCCAGGGAATGATCCGTTATCTGATCCAACTTGGCGATTCGGTTGGTACGGTAGTGGTTGGAACAGCTGCCGGAAATGCTGGGGCCATAACAGGTAGATCTGCTGGCGCCTTTTTTGGTGGTGTGTTTGGGCTTGGAGTGGACGCTATTCCGCTCTCAGCCGGCGGGGTTATTGTCGGCTGGCTTGGGGATGATTGGGGTGGTTCGGTGGGAAGTGGCGTTGTCCAAAATGCAATTTACCGGTTAATATATGAAATACATCAAACTATTCCTCAACTACCAGATTTATGTGTTCTATCGGTTGTATGGATATCAGTCCGTTGTCCTGATGTACTTAAACCCGTTACATTGGTTTAATAAAACGCCTGTCATGAAAAGGTTCCAGAAAAAAAACAATGTGTCGTTGGAGAAGGTTTATCTTGATACCCAATCCAATGAATATTTCGGATTTAGTCTGACAAATGGGGTTGGGCTTTTTGCGTTGTTAAATTCACTTTTCATTTTTTCAATACTAAAAAGTATTACAAAAGAGTTTAACTTATTTCCTAATCAGAGTGTCAAAGTATATATAATTTCTGCAGTTTTAACAGGCCTAATCTGGTGGATTTTTTGTGAAAGTCGTTTTCAATATCGGAGATATTTTAAAGTAATCAGATCTCTTTCTCGTGAAAGTAAAATAAATCTAAGAATCAGTATGATTATTTATGTCATAATAACTGCAGTTTTGGTTCGGTACTACTTTTAGAGCATAGTGTCAGAGTTATAATTATACTCCTTGTGTATAAAAATTAAACAATTCAAAACAAATACGACGGAGTAGGCTACTTTGTGATCAAAGACCGCTTCAACTCCACCCGGATTGTCTTTAAAGGAACCGATGGAACGGTGGTAAACCGGTTCGATTATGCCCCGTACGGTGAGGTGATCCGGTCGTTGGAAAGCGGTGATCTGGTGTCGTTTACCTACACCGGACAGGAAATGGATAAACACCTTGGGGTGATGACAGACCAAGCCCGTTTACAGGTCGGAGCGAAGCGGAGATCCGGCGCCAGACGGAACCCGTTGCGTGAGT
Coding sequences within:
- the glnD gene encoding [protein-PII] uridylyltransferase yields the protein MQSLQQYGEQIFNPFDTGFLMVRHLANQFGKDLVKAYRQIPELDGTALIALGGFGRREMCPNSDVDVLILVPDGMDKTRLENGIRALFNPLWNHGLKIGHAVRTLAEAQQAMTMDLETLTTSLDSRFLDGNAGLATRFDESIDRFLNTNKNQTFLYELVKNYNTSLAQYGGSVNLLEPNVKKSPGTLRDVHFLGWMVLLTSEGQRLFARRSTDDETQTERVLLRLYKLGMIDETQYRHVFEATDFMLKTRFALHLADQRSTDQLGFNQQPAVAGRLGLRGEDNKELCEALMRKYYLHARKIFRLSRTFIQQTEEFCRPPYSDLDEQLDGGFTIRNNRIHWGRVSQESSILAEFTRAPWLQMMAFYYQADYGFPFSDMLRSAITQSYELITEEFQANPRVVHLFRKILVAKNCSYALKNMLELGVLNRFIPEYGPLVGLYQRNAYHWYTADYHTLVAIEKLEQSVKRYPAVHRVRQQLERQELLILSIIFHDIGKGFDIANHSIVGMDVAQQVMARWDYPQEEINLVCFMVEQHLTMELYAFRRNYHDPETLQSFINLFPDEEYLDILFCLTYSDLSAVNPTVWTEWKGMMLEELYRITRRAITSTSEKDGGQVLKESKDQKVESMIRHQTDPAVLAHIREFNHHNDYWLAFRPDEIARHASARKNGHKVHVDVGLFDGYQEITVITEDQEGLLYKLCGVISSLDNSIFDARVFTSPGGQVIDRFRVFPIADAPADPAMLQSQLTDRLEAVLTRNEPVEGQVDKFRKKWKRRFKPASLFEPEVTVETSGEFLIFDVYAPDMLGLMYQITRTFSDLHLPIQQAKIATRLDGVNDTFYVYQRHLPGGHSPEEFCRSITDRIGLLVKDFSLT